The proteins below are encoded in one region of Helianthus annuus cultivar XRQ/B chromosome 2, HanXRQr2.0-SUNRISE, whole genome shotgun sequence:
- the LOC110893807 gene encoding uncharacterized protein LOC110893807, whose translation MAKRQAIEAVDRTFQDIIGVSLPFGGKIMVMGGDFRQVLPVIKRGTRAQIVDSSVRMSPLWSLTKKMRLTINMRALKDPWFSKFLLRVGDGTEEPIEGNYIRIPDDMTIQCNNRENAIKELIHAIFPSIEDNVYSSDYIISRAILSTKNESVDEINNQMIEIFQGEEKIYYSFDEAEDDQCNFYPVEFLNSLNVSGLPPHKLRLKIGCPIIVLRNIDPSHGLSNGTRLICKGFMRNVIDAEIAVSQHAGKRVFFCQESL comes from the coding sequence ATGGCTAAACGACAGGCGATAGAGGCAGTCGATCGTACATTCCAAGACATTATAGGTGTTAGTCTCCCATTTGGTGGGAAGATAATGGTTATGGGAGGTGACTTCAGACAGGTGTTGCCGGTTATTAAACGTGGCACTCGAGCACAGATTGTAGACTCCAGCGTACGAATGTCACCTCTTTGGTCTTTGACTAAGAAGATGCGGTTGACCATAAATATGAGAGCGCTGAAAGATCCATGGTTTTCTAAATTTCTTCTAAGAGTCGGTGATGGAACTGAAGAACCAATCGAAGGAAACTATATCCGCATACCTGATGACATGACAATTCAGTGCAACAACAGAGAAAACGCTATAAAAGAATTGATCCATGCCATCTTTCCATCAATTGAAGATAATGTATATTCTTCAGATTATATAATCTCTAGAGCAATATTGTCCACTAAAAATGAGAGTGTTGACGAGATTAATAATCAAATGATTGaaatttttcaaggggaggaaaAAATTTATTACAGTTTTGATGAAGCTGAAGACGATCAGTGCAACTTCTATCCAGTCGAGTTCTTAAACTCGCTAAATGTTAGTGGTTTGCCGCCTCATAAGCTTCGTTTAAAAATTGGATGCCCAATAATAGTGTTACGTAATATCGATCCATCACATGGCCTGTCTAATGGCACGCGGTTGATATGTAAGGGTTTCATGCGAAATGTTATTGATGCGGAAATTGCAGTCAGTCAACATGCCGGAAAAAGAGTTTTTTTTTGCCAAGAATCCCTCTAA